In Oryza sativa Japonica Group chromosome 8, ASM3414082v1, the sequence TATTGGATGcatgtattatatttattatgacgatctaaattattttttggtctTTAAGTTAAGGGTGGTTatgtcttatattttagaatggggggagtaggagtactagtgtggtgaaggaagaaagaaaatgagaaatCACTGCACTTGACCTTTGAGTAGTACTTACTCCAGTAATAATAATACTCCTacaaatgagagagagagagagagagagcataaaCTCTAAGTGCGAAACCCAAAAcaacaagagaaaaaaataaacaggagggagggagggagacaaGGCCACCACCCGCGTGACGAGAAAACATACACATACTCCTGGAGTAGCACAGGTTTGAATTACTACTAGAACAAAGTGGAGTATATTCGGTACTGTTCGCTTAACAAAGAAACAGAATCTTTCTCTTTCTGGAGGAGTCGGGTCGGCGGAGTGGAGGGGAtcggagccggaggaggagggggtgcgccgtcgcgccgcgcttTGCCGTCTTCTCGCCCTCGACTCCCTCCCTCGTCCTGCGCCGAtttccgcctcccctcctcctcctcgtcctgctgctgcttccgccgcccTCCGGTAATCCCTCTCGCCTttaccttctcttctcttctagatctggaaccTAGGTGCCCTAGGGTTTTCTCTCCGTCTTAAACCTTAATACTACTACCCGCACCCAAAAAAAGGTTGTAGAAATACCATAATACAGACAGTACACTAGTTTATTCCTCAGGTTCAGGTAGGTAGGCTAGGGTATGTTATGTTGTATGGTTTAAAATAATATTGCGACTTCAAATCTATATGCAACTTGATATGCTCTGCTCTGGTCAACCATGGTTTTCTCACATTGTTTTCTGCCTAGTGTAGTAGTATCACtgggccttttctttttcttcatgtTTTGGGGGAGGGGGATCCAACTGAAACCCCCCCATGTTAGGTCTCATCTCAAAGGATTATTTATTATTTCGGCAATGTTGCAGCAAGCCACTCATTTGTCTCCAGAAAAATAGAGTCCAACTCAAAAATTTGATGAGCGTCATGAGTATAATCATTATGGAGTAGTTAGTAAAACATGCCCCTTGACTACTACTGTGGTTGATGCTTTGCTTGTACGGAAAATGGATGCATAtgctccttttccttttcctaaGGATCGCACATATTTCAGGACTGATGCGAAAATGTTACCTCGACATGGAATTGCTAGTGCAACAGATGGTGTTGTCAACAGGAGGTCTCCCCGCTTGTTTGGGAGATCATCAGAAAGGAAGAACCCACTCAATGTCCAATTTGTATGTACCATAAATCTGAAGCCCcgcctctttttttctttttcttcctcctcttcttctgagAAGCAATGCCATCTTTGCTAGTGTGTTACAACGTTTGCCTCCTTACCTGATTTCCAGGAACGTCAAGTAGCTCGTCTTGAATCAAGACAGCAGCACCAGAGGTAcagtccttttcttttctacctGTGTATGCATGGGTTTTATGTCGTAATACCAGATGCTTATGGGTTATTCTCCTTTCTGAACTGGCGTGACCTTCCTTTATAGTGTCTTCTTTTGCTAAATTTTCCATTTTGCTAGCAACTGTGGCTTCATGTATATTTAGTTGTGTGCCTGTGTATCTTGCAGGTGTCGTATCTTCACAGTAATTCCATATAACATCTGTTGTGATTTCAAACCATTCCAACACACGGATGGAAGTAGCCATAGCTCATCCGAACTGGCATCTCCAGAAGATAGCCTTGACctgtcatcttcatcatcatcatcctcgcCACCAATTATTCTCCTTCGTCTTAACGTTCCACATGAATCTAACAAATCATGGGCAGATACTTCACCAGGGCTGCTAGGGGAGAAATCCACAGCATCTAATAGTATCTCCAATTCAGATTTCTTAGGCAACAGCTTTACCAAAACAAGCATGAATGCAGGACATACTGTAAGAAGGAagagcaaaaagaaaagcaagaaGCACAAGCAACGTTGTAGGAAGCCAACAGCTGGATCTGAAATTAAATGTAAAGGGAACAACTGTCCTACCCCTGCGATTAGTATGGTTGATTGTGAAGATTCGACACTTTCTCCTAAGTGTGTTGGTGACATACTGTTTGAGGACACTTTCTCACCCAGTTCATCAGTGAAAGAAGCCTCTGAAGAGGCACATGACAGTGAAAATGATGATGATTACCCGGCCTGTTCAGTTGCTTCAGTTTTAAGTGTTTCTTACTGTGATGAGACAGAACTGTATAGACCAACAACAGCATGCCTGGAATTGTTTGGACAGCACAACAAGAGTAACATCAGGTGTTTGGATAATAATTGTAATACCACACTTGTTCATTCATCTCAAGAGACTTGTGCTGGCAGCAGCGGGGACTGTTGGGATGATAACAAGGTTCTGCTGAGTTTCGAGAATGAGCGTGGATCTGATCCATGTGAAACGACAGAATGTTGTTCTAGGGATGGAGTTGGTGATAATTGCAGTAGTCGTATTTGTTCCCCGAATGGTGTTGGTATGCGCAACGGAATCCAGGCAGTCCATTTGTGCAGTGACACTAGCAGTGACAGCGATTTCCATCTAGTAATTTCAAGAAAGAGAgctagaaaagagaagaaaatggcACTTTGGAAGAGTTCCAATGGAGAGCGTTTATCTGCTGCTACACGTGGTCGAAATGACAATTATGTTGGCCGTTCCTCTAGGCAAATTTTCCAGGAACTCAACACTAAGGATTTGTCCTGTAGACAAAACCGTGTTGGCAGTATACATCTTCAACATGGAGTTGTGTTAAAGAACTCCAAGAATACCATTCATAAGCCAAGTAATATTTGCATGCAGGTAGAGCCCCATAGTAGAGTTGCATCGAAGGTTTCCAAACATGCTAGAATCCTCCTTCATTCTTCGAATCCAAAAGAGGACAGCAGCAGAAAATCAAATAGTGATTTTAACGAGTGGAACATTGATTCAGATAAAAAGCTACCAAATGCTATGCACGGTATAAAATCAAATTGCTGTGAGATGAGGTTGGATTCACCTTCTGAAACTACAGCTCCAAAGTTTACAATGGGCAATTGTCCTTCAGAATCTGGTAGATCAACAAATTGTACTGTAGGAGCTCTTCCCTTGCAGAAAAGAGGACTAGGAACTTCGCATCAAACCAATGATGCCATTGGCACCACTCCTGGACCGCTGTTACCTGGTACAGCTTCATCTCAAGagcctctctctgtctctctctcttagCCGTGTGAACAAAAATGAAATACTACTTGGGGGTAGACTTTCTAACACAGAACATGTTTAATGCTCGCCTTTTGTAGGTTCTGGGTCTGCCCAAGCTGACTTAGTGGCTGTTGAATGGAATCACAGCTTCCAAAAGTTATGCAGTGCTGAGATGCTTCTGACTGAGATGTTCAGGGTTGTTGGTGATGCCTATCAAGTGCAAGTTTCTGCAGATGCCCACCTGGCTGCCGGTCATCCAATTACTGATCTTGATACATTTATCTATTTGGCAACTCCAGTCATTGGTCATGTACCTTGCATGAAGGGCAGCAATTGTTCAAAGGACCAATTAGTTAATGACTCCATTTGTCAGCAAAATTTGTCTAATATTTCCTTGAGGAGCATATGGGAATGGTATGAAGAGCCAGGGTGCTATGGGTTGGAAGTGAGAGCTTGTAATGATCTCAGTCCAGAGACATCATTCTGCAACAGTTCAGAGTTCTGTGCATACTTTGTACCTTACTTATCTGCTGTTCAGTTGTTTGGGTGGTCTAGGAAAAGTATGAATCACAGTTTCGGCATTGGTGGGGGTGAGACATCAAATACTGGAAGCTCTCTGTGTTCTCACCCTGTATCTGCAAGGTTGCTCCGACCATTTGAGCAAAGTATGCGCTTGTCAGAATCATTTTCCTCTATACAAGATCATGGAGAAGTCATTTTTGAGTACTTTGAAACAGAGCAGCCTTCTTTTCGGCCTCCATTATTTGAAAAGTAAGTTCTGCTCATGTCTTTTGTACATTTACAAACTCTTAAGCATGGAACCAAATACTAGAGTTTGGCCACTTTCTTAACTTGTCCTTTTCCGTAAGTTTGTTGCATTGTAGTTCTTGTAAATAATTTCATGACTCTTCAATCTGGTGTCTGCCTCAAAAATGCTCTCCAGGTTCATGACTGTAAATGATCCCCATTAACTTTGTTAGAAACAGGAAAGAAAGTTTAGTGATTAATTCAGGCAAGGAAACTCAATGGTTTTCTGTTATGACTTATGACCAGTATGATATTTTAAACTATTATTGGGTTTGTGAACAATGACGCTTTGTCCAATCAAGTGGGTGGAGGCATTTTGGTTCCCTCTGAAACATGGAGTACATGTTGTGGTGATGCAAAGTGATTCAATTGATTGGACTGCTTCTTACCTAACATCATAAGTTACCAATGGATTATTCAAAAGAGCTTTCACTTCGATTCTAAATATTAGTTGTTTTTAGCTTTTCCACCTCTTTTCTGAAGTCTAAGTTATCCTAGAACTTCCTAGGCACATTAccctcttttcttccttctttgaTCTTGCTAAATAAATACTAAATGCCATCACTCATGAATAAATTATCCATTTTTTTCCAACTTGAAAACAATAAGGGAAACaaagtatatatacatatactttGTATATTGAAggactttttaagactaatataTACATATGGTCTCCATATTTCTAAGACGgatattttagaaataattcATAGTCAAAGATTTAAAGTTTGACATCagccttgtccaaaacgacaagtattatcaacccggagggaacTTCTTAATTCTTCTGGGCAAGTCCATAATTTCATATTTGGTGCTGCCTTTCTAATGTGAGCGCTTATCTCTTGAATCAATTTGGATATTGAATTGTTGTTCGTCAGCCATGGTTGTTTCGGTCTACCTTTTTCTGTATTAATCTTGCTGCAACCTAATGTAGGATCAAGGAGCTTGTTAGCAGTGTAAATGTATCTGGCCATCAAATATTTGGGGATCCTGAAAAGCTGCAAAATGTGAAATTATGTGATCTTCACCCGGCTTCATGGTTTGATCCCGATACCTAATGTGCTCTGCAATGCATACTGAACTTCTAATGTTGTTGGTGTTAATTATTCCCTTGGTTATTTGGCACCTATTGATCATGTCGATATGTTCAATTCTAGGTTCAGTGTTGCCTGGTATCCTGTTTACCGTGTACCTCATGGGAAATTGCGTGCAGCATTTTTGACCTACCATTCACTGGGTAAACTGGTTCCACAGAAAGGCTCCCCAGATTTGACTGGTCTAGGTAGCCGTATTGTTTCTCCAGTTTTTGGGCTGCAGAGTTACAGTGACAAGGTAGCATTCGACTCCTTTTATGAGTGTAGCAACTTTACTGAATGTATCTAGCATATAGCTCCTgactttattattattaatacGATACGATGGGGATCTTGAAATAAGATCAAGATAATTGAGAGCCATCTGCCAATATACAGATGCAAATCAAACTGAGAAGTCCAGAGAATACAGATGTAACTGAATTATCAGTTACTCGGCAAAAAAGACTATTGATTGGTTGATTTCCCGCTATATGCCCTTGGTTACTCACCAAAAGAGTTTTTTAATACTCTGTGTTCGTTATCATGATCTCATTCTATATTTGGTAGAAAAAGGGATATATTTGCGGTGAGGAAACCATCGCATTAATTATAAAGAACTATGTGGTAAAAGCCAAAGCTTAAAAGTAGAGAGGAAAATTGATGTGGATATAGGTAAATATGTTAATAATGATGGAATTATTTAGAATCAATTTTCATTCATTTTTTGTTTATCCAACAAGAGTGAATTGCAACGGTCTCCTTTTTAAAACCATATCTTCCAAAGATGTTAAAAATCAGACCTATGTGTGGTATTTGGTTGGAAACAGATGCACAACTTGATACACGAGCTTTACATGAGAGAATTTATTGTTAAGTTTACCTACTTTTGAGTGGTAGTGGTAAAAAAGCACCTTGCTTTACTTTGTTATTAGTTTTCCTTTTGGAAATTGATGCATAATAACTCAGCTTGACTAACCTCTTGTGTTATAGGGAGAGCAGTGGTTTCAGCTGAGGCGTCCAGATTCGAAGCAACTGCAAATAGATGGTGAGTCATCAAAGGGCAGCCGTGCTGAAGTTCTGAAAGAGAGGCTGAGGACACTGCAGCGAGGTGCACTGGCCGCAGCAAGGGCTGTGGTTCCCAAGGGAGGTGGGGAATCCGTGAACTGCCACCCAGACTATGAGTTCTTCCTGTCTCGATGTACTTAAGGCACAGGCATTCCAAAGAAAGTGCGATCCACTccccagaaaagaaaaaagaagagaggggattGTTGGTAGGATAATTCACTAACCAGAGGCCGGCTATAGTATTATTAGCTTATAATTCACTAACATGTAGAAGaagtgaagagagagagagaggggcgggcACAAGCACAATGGCCTCCCTTGTATAGAAAGACAGACAGACTAGTAACCCGACATAACATAACCTAACCCTGATACCAGTGCAAACCGTTACCAGAGTTTTAGGCTTGGTAGATTGGCAGTGTccaagatgtttttttttttttggggggggggggtatggCAAGGGATTTTGTGTTTTTGGTTTTTCTGGAGGGTGCAGAAGGAAAAGGAGGAAAGTTGGGGTTGTGTAGCTACAAGCTAGTGTACATTTGGGGGCTTTGATGAAAAGAATGCATACAGAGATACTGAAGCTGGCGTACCTTATTGGTTTGTATTGCGTTGTTTTGcacttttgtttgttgtgtatgaGAATCATACAGAAGCTGGGTGCAATGCAAATGATGTGAAGAAGAAGCAAAGCCACTGTATACTAGTAGTAGCTGCTTTCAGTTGAGCCTCAGCCTCCTATTGTTGTTGCTGCTTGATGCTTGCTGTTACCCCTGAATTGAATTCTGAAACCGAATGAACAACGGACCTGCAAAGTCGTGGACACGTACACTCGACTCTTTGGCAGTGGAGACTGAACAACCCAGTCGAAAGAAAACTTAAACAAGCTGAAAAAACAAGGAATCGAAAGTTTCTTTCTGTTggcaataattaattatataattacTACTACTTACTACTCCTTCTGTTCCAATATGTAGTAATCCAGGATGGGATTAGATCATCTTAGAACTTCTAAAGTTCTAATCCTATACTAGGTTACTACatattgggatggagggagtacgccAGTAGGAAATTCGTAtaggcccggcccggcccggcccagcccagcccagtgCAGCTTCTGATgctacctccgtcgtcgtcctcctcctccgtccggGTACTCCTCTTCACGTTAGTACTCCTCCCCTACCACACTAGGGCTAGGGAAGGGAAGGGATTCGATTCTCCTCCGCTCCACATCAAAATCGAGCAAGCCCAAGGCGGAAGGCGCCCTGCTTCTCCTTCTCTGCCTCAACCTACCGCCGAGACGTAGGATTTCCCCccatcctcctcttcttctttttctttgaaaccctaacttttcttttttgctacTGCTAGATTAGACTAGATGGCCGCAAAATCGAAACCCTCCAAGATCTCCATTTTCGGGGCCAAAGCTGGATTTCTCATACCCAAGAACAAGCTCCCTGGCTCACTCATTGCCCGTTCCAGTTCCAACGCCAAGAATGAATCACCTActgcttcttcttctgctgctgcttcctccaactccaagtccaaggaagacaacaacaacaactcTACTCAAAGAAACACTAAATGGGGCCCGGATCTCACCCTGGATCCTGCCGTCAGAAAATCCAGAGCTTCGGCCTACCAGGTTGCTTGCTTCTACTCCTCCTATTTATATTTGCTTTGCTATCAGTAGCTTGTAAAACCACTATCTACTTTGACTATATGCAACCCACCATGCATCCCTAATATTATTGCAATGCAGCAATCTTTACCCCTAATACCTAGCATGACTTGACTCTAGTTGGATCCCTCCATTTAGGCATTTTTAATCAATCCCTAGAATCCTCTCTGATATTAGTATTATTCACAAATTGCCTCAGGCTTAATGCAAGTTATTTCTGCTCGCCTTCTGTTGTAAGGGTTATAACTTTGGATCATGTGTCCTTCAAATAACCAACCGTTTCTCATCCTTTTACGGGGATCTTGTTACTAGACAATGAATGCTAAAGTAACCTATTGAGTTTCCTGTAATATTATCCTCGTAATTCTCTCATGCTGGCAGCTTCAATTGCCATATGTCATTAAGTCATATTACTGCATAAGCAGAGTCGACTGGAGCAAATTACCAAGGAGCTGATATCGGGATCCCTAGAGATAAGTGAAAATGAAGGCTCGATATCTACTGCAAGGGGCTCAAACTCTGATGGTGCTAACAATGAGAAAGAGAATGTGGTACTACTAAACTTACTTAGGCCcccttttaaattttttcttcttttcattcCCTACCGTCTATAAACTACTACTGATAGTGTGAAGCATTTTGGATCTCGTCCTCCATTGTATCACAATTTTTCTATTGAAGGCATGCTGGTTTGTGGCTATGATAAGATATTTCGAACAATTATACGCTCTTATTTGATAAgtctctctttcctttttcgTGTACCAGCAGGGAATGGTTGAGCTCTTGGAACTTGAAAGAAGAGAAATTATTGGTCAGTGAAGTTTTCCTTTCGTATTGCCATCTTACTGCTTCATATTTTGTGGGGAATGTGATACAGAGATCTGTACCATGCCATGTCTCAAAAATATTTTGTGTTATTTAACTCGATTGTATATCATCTTTAGGTGAAATACTCCATTTAAATCCAGGATATAAGGCTCCTGAAGACTACAAGCCTTTACTCAAGGAAACAAAAATCCCTTTGCCTGTATGTAAAATATTGCCCCTCAATGCTTATTTAGTGGTTTGCATTTGCATCACTAGTTGTTTCCTTGTTCGTGGACATGCTTACTGCTTATCTATTTACTTTTACCTCAAGATGATCTTTTGTATAATCTTGAGCTTCTCCATGAATTGTTGCGCACCAAGAggagtttctttctttttagttCAATTTGTTACAGTGATTTTTACCAGTGCTTGCTTGGTACAAATGTGTGGCAGTTTCAGCAGAATGTGTGCTACAGTAGCGTGCCATCCACTCATTTATGATACATAGTAATTCATTTATATCTTTAAACAAATCTTCGTAGATACAACATTTGGATGACTAAAGTATGGTGCATTCTGTGCTGTTGCCTATTGTAGACAAAAACATATCCAGGGCATAATATAATTGGAGTTCTTATGGGACCTGAGAGCAATGCCCAGAAGCGACTACAGGAAGTATGAACTAGACAGCttatagttttattttatcGAAACTTACACGATAACAGCACTCCTATATCTATTGGGAACTGATTGTGTTTACTTTTATGTATGCAGGAAACCGGAGCTAAAATACGAGTATATGGGATTAAGAGAACCAACGGAGAGAAGGTAAATTGGTTTTCTTGATTCTCTGAATCTTTATTCCATGCTCCGTTGTTCAAGCTCTACAGCACATCTGTCTCTTGTGCGTTTACCTTAGGGAACCTAAAATTGTTATTTCTGCTCAGAGTGAGATTCACCAAGCAGACATAGGTGAAGTGCAAGGTGCTTATGAAGACCTGTACATAAATGTCTCAGCTGACACTCATGACAAAGTAGATGCTGCGACTGCACTGATTGAGCTGCTTCTTACTCCTGTCTCTGTAAGTCCATCAACTTGGTCCTCCTCTTGACGAATTATTATAGTATGCTTTCAGTTGACCACCTCAAATTTCTATCTCACCAGATAAATTCAAGGGCTATTGAAGCAAATGCTACTGTTTCATCAGCAGTTAGCTCAGGCGGTGCAGATTTAGCTGACCTGCGGCAGGTGCAGAACAACAGTTCTCAGCCAGGTTTTCTTCAGTACCAATCACATGATGCTCACTGGCTATCTACTTCCCAAGCCAATGCTCCACCAATTCCTTCCTCTGAGCCTCCGCCGAGTGCATTACCTAACAATTCTTTTCCGCTTCAGCCTCCTGGCGGTTCTTTGAGTACGCTTTCATACACAGGACCACCACCTCTTATGAATATCATGCCAAGAAACCCATTGCCTATTCCTGGACCTCAGCCATTGGTGTCAAACGCTCAACAACCTCCGCTTCAATTCCAAGCAAACCCCTCAATTGGGTCTCCCTTTGGTAGACCCCCTGGAATTGTAAGCCCGCAACTAACTCCATCTTCCACATTGCCGCGGTCTGTTAGACCTCTTCAAACACCCCATGCATCTGGAGGATGGCTAAATTTTTCTTCTGTTCCAGTGCAATCTCAGAGGCCTTCACCAGCTTTTATGCCAGTGAGACCTCCTATTTCCGTGTCTCCTCTTGTTTCAAGTCCACAGCTGGAAGGTGCCGCTGTTCCATCGTTTCCTCGTCAATCAAATATCTCCACAAGCTATGGCACTCAGCATCATCCATCAGGCGCAAGCTTTGCATCTTCAGCAACAATGCCTTCCATACCTCCTGGTGCCCCCCAATTGTCACCTCAGGGTCCTTCCTCAATGCCAGTGCTGTCGTCTCCTGCTGGGTTAACAACACAGCCACCTTATCCGCTGCCGATGCAAATGCGTCCTCCCATGGCAACACCTGCTCAAATGAGAGGCCCGCCTTCACCTTTCCCTCAGACTGGGCCAACTCCTGGCATGCCACCTGCTGGCGGGTTTGGTGTGCCTGGTTCTGGAAACATGACCGCTATGAGGCCACCACGCCCAAGCAGCGGTGATTTTACCTTTCGGCCTCTTGTGTCAGCTTCACCAACACCAGAGCTTGGAGCATCAGGCAGTCAAGTGCCATTATTCCATCCTGGCAACCAGAGACCACCTATGGCGCGAGTTGAAGGTTTCCAAAGGCCTATTGATATGGGTCATCAGGGCCGGGCGTATGCCACTGGTCCACCGCATCCACATCAACATCCACATCCACATGCACACTTTGGTGGTGGAGGCTTCCTCCCAAGGAATCCAGCTGCATCTGTGCTTCAATCGGCAGGGACAAGGGGGTTTGTTGGAGCTTTCCCTCTCCCGCCAGCGGCAGTTGAAGCACAACGGCCGTTTCATGTGTTGGCACAAGCACAACAGAAGCCAATATACGATCCATTTGTGCCGAGTGGTGCAGTAATGTCAGGAGGacctggaggtggaggaggaagaaaaaggaAGACGGAGGATGACAAGGCTGAGTACGAGGATCTCATGGCGTCCGTTGGTGTCAAGTGACATATGCACTTTCTTTCTTGAGAAGAGTTGggatctttctttctttcttgagaAGAGTTCATTTGCTACTAGTTGACTTTATTAGACTACACTAGACTAGAAGAGTATAGGATGAGTAATTTTGGCATTAAAGGATAGTAGAAGAGAAGAATGACTGAATGTTTGTTTGTCTGTTATTGATCACTTGTATGTTTTGGTATATTGATCGATGATGAAATTAAAGCATCGTAATGTCTTGTTTCCTCTTATGTTGTCCTGTTTGGAGAAAATTAAGGAAAATCTTTGATGCATTATTTATGCTATGCTAGCGGCTGCTGCTGTGCTTGCTATGATTGATGATTCCAGAAATAAAATGCAAAACCTGTGTGTGTACTGTGTACTGTGTACTGTGTAGTGTAGTTCATCATCTTCTGCTATGACTGACTGATGgatagaagaagagaagagaagcgcTTGGCTAGAAAGGGAAGGGGGGGCAGGATGGACATTTCACAATGTGAATAGAGGAGTGAGTACACATTCCATTCATCCATTCATTCACGGGGGTCGGACTCGGACTCGGAGTGCTGCTGTTGAGAGCTGTTGGCTCTTCttgctttcttcttcttcttcttcttgcagaCGACGAGACGAGATAGAGATTATTTGAgactctctcacacacacacacaaagagaaagagagcagagagagagagagagagtgtgtgtgtgtcgtCAATGGCGACGACGTCCAGATAGCATAGCTAGGGTTTCGTTTGCAGGTGGGCCGGGGGAGATGGCCGCCGATTCGAGCACGGCCATGACCTTGTACCAGGGCGTCCCCTTCCACCAGCAGCAGAACCAGATTGAGATAGAGTCCATGCTCTCCTTCCAATCCTCCTCCATCCCCCCACCTCCCACACCCGCCACCATGCTTCTTGCCccatcctcctcttcctccgacTTCCGCAACTACAAGTTCGTCACCTGTTCCCCCGCCGATTGGCCCCACCACGACCTCGCTATCTTGAACGACGGCCTCCTCAGGTTTCTCCTTGATTTTTCCTGCAATTcaccctctctttctttccatTAACTCAATCAATTCTACTCTACTCTCCTTCCTTACTAGATATGCTCATGAACCCAATATTATCAAGTACACCAAGATTGCCGCAATGCTGCCTACTAGGACTATCAGGGATGTCGCTTTAAGATGCCGATGGACTAAAGTAAGTACTTCGTCCGTATATATGCTACTACTTCCTTTTTCCCTCCCTAGCTCCATTTACCTACCATGCCACTGCATATGCTTCTCTTCCACCTAACTTACCTTTCAACTAACAAGTATAAATGATTATTAACTGAATGACAACAAACTATATATCAatgcctcttttttttctcttacttTCATCCCAACCTGGAACTAACCAATTACCAAATGCAAACTTCCTACACAACTTGATTGCAAGCTGGAATAACATATCATATCTCACT encodes:
- the LOC4344411 gene encoding uncharacterized protein; the encoded protein is MLPRHGIASATDGVVNRRSPRLFGRSSERKNPLNVQFERQVARLESRQQHQRCRIFTVIPYNICCDFKPFQHTDGSSHSSSELASPEDSLDLSSSSSSSSPPIILLRLNVPHESNKSWADTSPGLLGEKSTASNSISNSDFLGNSFTKTSMNAGHTVRRKSKKKSKKHKQRCRKPTAGSEIKCKGNNCPTPAISMVDCEDSTLSPKCVGDILFEDTFSPSSSVKEASEEAHDSENDDDYPACSVASVLSVSYCDETELYRPTTACLELFGQHNKSNIRCLDNNCNTTLVHSSQETCAGSSGDCWDDNKVLLSFENERGSDPCETTECCSRDGVGDNCSSRICSPNGVGMRNGIQAVHLCSDTSSDSDFHLVISRKRARKEKKMALWKSSNGERLSAATRGRNDNYVGRSSRQIFQELNTKDLSCRQNRVGSIHLQHGVVLKNSKNTIHKPSNICMQVEPHSRVASKVSKHARILLHSSNPKEDSSRKSNSDFNEWNIDSDKKLPNAMHGIKSNCCEMRLDSPSETTAPKFTMGNCPSESGRSTNCTVGALPLQKRGLGTSHQTNDAIGTTPGPLLPGSGSAQADLVAVEWNHSFQKLCSAEMLLTEMFRVVGDAYQVQVSADAHLAAGHPITDLDTFIYLATPVIGHVPCMKGSNCSKDQLVNDSICQQNLSNISLRSIWEWYEEPGCYGLEVRACNDLSPETSFCNSSEFCAYFVPYLSAVQLFGWSRKSMNHSFGIGGGETSNTGSSLCSHPVSARLLRPFEQSMRLSESFSSIQDHGEVIFEYFETEQPSFRPPLFEKIKELVSSVNVSGHQIFGDPEKLQNVKLCDLHPASWFSVAWYPVYRVPHGKLRAAFLTYHSLGKLVPQKGSPDLTGLGSRIVSPVFGLQSYSDKGEQWFQLRRPDSKQLQIDGESSKGSRAEVLKERLRTLQRGALAAARAVVPKGGGESVNCHPDYEFFLSRCT
- the LOC4344412 gene encoding branchpoint-bridging protein isoform X1, yielding MAAKSKPSKISIFGAKAGFLIPKNKLPGSLIARSSSNAKNESPTASSSAAASSNSKSKEDNNNNSTQRNTKWGPDLTLDPAVRKSRASAYQSRLEQITKELISGSLEISENEGSISTARGSNSDGANNEKENVQGMVELLELERREIIGEILHLNPGYKAPEDYKPLLKETKIPLPTKTYPGHNIIGVLMGPESNAQKRLQEETGAKIRVYGIKRTNGEKSEIHQADIGEVQGAYEDLYINVSADTHDKVDAATALIELLLTPVSINSRAIEANATVSSAVSSGGADLADLRQVQNNSSQPGFLQYQSHDAHWLSTSQANAPPIPSSEPPPSALPNNSFPLQPPGGSLSTLSYTGPPPLMNIMPRNPLPIPGPQPLVSNAQQPPLQFQANPSIGSPFGRPPGIVSPQLTPSSTLPRSVRPLQTPHASGGWLNFSSVPVQSQRPSPAFMPVRPPISVSPLVSSPQLEGAAVPSFPRQSNISTSYGTQHHPSGASFASSATMPSIPPGAPQLSPQGPSSMPVLSSPAGLTTQPPYPLPMQMRPPMATPAQMRGPPSPFPQTGPTPGMPPAGGFGVPGSGNMTAMRPPRPSSGDFTFRPLVSASPTPELGASGSQVPLFHPGNQRPPMARVEGFQRPIDMGHQGRAYATGPPHPHQHPHPHAHFGGGGFLPRNPAASVLQSAGTRGFVGAFPLPPAAVEAQRPFHVLAQAQQKPIYDPFVPSGAVMSGGPGGGGGRKRKTEDDKAEYEDLMASVGVK
- the LOC4344412 gene encoding branchpoint-bridging protein isoform X2, with protein sequence MAAKSKPSKISIFGAKAGFLIPKNKLPGSLIARSSSNAKNESPTASSSAAASSNSKSKEDNNNNSTQRNTKWGPDLTLDPAVRKSRASAYQSRLEQITKELISGSLEISENEGSISTARGSNSDGANNEKENVGMVELLELERREIIGEILHLNPGYKAPEDYKPLLKETKIPLPTKTYPGHNIIGVLMGPESNAQKRLQEETGAKIRVYGIKRTNGEKSEIHQADIGEVQGAYEDLYINVSADTHDKVDAATALIELLLTPVSINSRAIEANATVSSAVSSGGADLADLRQVQNNSSQPGFLQYQSHDAHWLSTSQANAPPIPSSEPPPSALPNNSFPLQPPGGSLSTLSYTGPPPLMNIMPRNPLPIPGPQPLVSNAQQPPLQFQANPSIGSPFGRPPGIVSPQLTPSSTLPRSVRPLQTPHASGGWLNFSSVPVQSQRPSPAFMPVRPPISVSPLVSSPQLEGAAVPSFPRQSNISTSYGTQHHPSGASFASSATMPSIPPGAPQLSPQGPSSMPVLSSPAGLTTQPPYPLPMQMRPPMATPAQMRGPPSPFPQTGPTPGMPPAGGFGVPGSGNMTAMRPPRPSSGDFTFRPLVSASPTPELGASGSQVPLFHPGNQRPPMARVEGFQRPIDMGHQGRAYATGPPHPHQHPHPHAHFGGGGFLPRNPAASVLQSAGTRGFVGAFPLPPAAVEAQRPFHVLAQAQQKPIYDPFVPSGAVMSGGPGGGGGRKRKTEDDKAEYEDLMASVGVK